The following are from one region of the Balnearium lithotrophicum genome:
- a CDS encoding OmpA/MotB family protein, which translates to MPREKKEECKSVPAWLTSFSDLMSLLLTFFILLYSMSTLDVTKAMKFLSYFQGEKAKSFEQISIVKPIKIYTTDLAKKIKKIIKRILPISGYQIVTTDNYVMVRLFNRVLFEENSLKLTKEAKETLNKLAEIIKNLPGNYLVVVEGHTSKDEPTAPIPDIEDSWDLSIRRATTVVRYLASRGVDPSKLEAVGYDATRPLYTWNNPILQARNRRVEIYIKVAVPKEEKEKKEEVIKKEKLPSKPPKP; encoded by the coding sequence ATGCCTAGGGAAAAGAAGGAAGAGTGTAAATCGGTTCCAGCATGGCTTACGAGTTTTAGCGATTTAATGTCCCTCCTCCTCACGTTTTTCATTCTTCTCTACTCAATGTCAACTTTAGATGTAACAAAAGCGATGAAGTTCCTTTCGTACTTTCAAGGTGAAAAAGCAAAATCCTTTGAGCAAATATCGATAGTTAAACCTATCAAAATATACACTACAGACTTAGCAAAGAAGATAAAAAAAATAATTAAAAGGATTCTACCAATCTCTGGATACCAAATAGTAACTACGGATAACTATGTAATGGTGAGATTATTCAACAGGGTTTTATTCGAGGAAAATTCCCTTAAATTGACTAAAGAAGCTAAGGAAACTCTTAACAAATTAGCAGAAATCATTAAAAACTTACCTGGAAACTATTTAGTTGTTGTTGAAGGACATACAAGTAAGGATGAACCTACGGCACCAATACCAGATATCGAAGACAGCTGGGACCTTTCCATAAGAAGGGCAACAACCGTTGTTAGATATTTAGCTTCGAGAGGAGTCGACCCTTCGAAACTGGAAGCAGTTGGTTACGATGCAACAAGACCCCTTTATACGTGGAACAACCCCATTTTACAGGCAAGAAATAGAAGAGTTGAAATATACATAAAAGTAGCAGTACCAAAGGAAGAAAAGGAGAAGAAAGAGGAAGTTATTAAAAAGGAGAAACTTCCTTCAAAACCTCCAAAACCTTAA
- a CDS encoding OmpA/MotB family protein, translating to MARKKKEECKAPPAWLTSFGDLMSLLLTFFILLYSMSTISLEKFYQAIKGIIEAFGGHYVIYEERVIQGKRVPIQFPGMYPKMRSRKEIESKLSEIRQMLQKFGIQSEVSKYGTSIRLRVNTDKLFPPGEDKPYPEAIPLIMEMCRKLKELDLPLTIEGHTDNVPIRSKRFPSNWELSAARATTILRLFIQCGYDPKKLSAAGCGPYRPIAPNNTPEGRAKNRRVEIVIHLPM from the coding sequence ATGGCAAGAAAAAAGAAGGAGGAGTGTAAAGCTCCTCCAGCATGGCTTACAAGTTTTGGTGATTTAATGTCCCTTCTTCTTACCTTTTTCATTCTTCTTTACTCAATGTCAACAATTTCCCTTGAAAAGTTCTATCAAGCGATAAAAGGAATAATTGAGGCATTTGGAGGTCACTACGTTATATATGAAGAAAGGGTTATCCAGGGAAAGAGAGTTCCCATTCAGTTTCCTGGCATGTATCCAAAAATGAGAAGTCGTAAGGAAATAGAGAGTAAACTCTCTGAAATAAGACAGATGCTCCAAAAATTTGGAATACAATCTGAAGTATCAAAGTATGGAACGAGTATTAGGTTAAGAGTAAACACGGATAAGCTCTTTCCTCCTGGAGAGGATAAACCTTATCCTGAAGCAATTCCATTGATAATGGAAATGTGTAGAAAACTAAAGGAGTTGGATTTACCTTTAACAATAGAAGGGCATACCGACAATGTTCCTATTAGAAGTAAGAGATTTCCTTCTAACTGGGAGCTCTCAGCAGCAAGAGCAACAACTATACTAAGGTTGTTTATCCAGTGTGGTTATGACCCTAAGAAACTTTCAGCAGCAGGTTGTGGCCCTTACAGACCCATAGCTCCTAACAATACACCTGAAGGAAGGGCTAAAAATAGAAGAGTAGAAATAGTAATCCATCTTCCTATGTAG